TCAAGACCTTGCTAAGAGACTGATTCCACCGGTTTGGGATGAAGGCGGTCATATCTCTCATATCTTGGGAACGGATGATTTTGGACGTGACCTCTTCTCACGAATCGTCTATGGAGCGAGAATCTCTATCATGATCGGTGCTATTTCTGTGGGAATTTCACTCTTTTTTGGTCTTATTATGGGACTGTTTGCTGGATATTTTGGAAAAAAAGTCGACGCGATTATCATGCGTATTGTTGATATTATGCTCTCCATTCCTGCCATTTTGCTCGCGATTGTCATCGTTTCCATCTTAGGACCGAGCCTTTTCAATGCCATGATTGCCATCGGGATTGTGGGGATTCCAACATATGCGAGAATCGTCAGAGCTTCGGTTTTGGGCGAAAAAGAGAAAGAGTATGTCGTCGCAAGTCGTGTCAATGGCTCTAGCAATAGCCGCTTGATGTTCAAAGTCATCTTGCCAAATTGTACCACACCCATCATCGTACAAGCCACGATGGGTTTTGCCTCTGCGGTACTTGAAGCAGCGGGGCTAAGTTTCTTGGGTCTTGGTGCACAACCGCCAACGCCAGAATGGGGCGCCATGCTAGCAGATTCACTCCAATACATCACTACGGCCTCTTGGATGATTTTCTATCCGGGTCTTGCCATCTTTCTCACCGTGCTTGGTTTTAACCTCGTGGGTGATGGATTGATGGATGTTTTAGATCCAAAGTTAAAGGAGAAGTGATGTTATTAGAAGTCAAAAACTTAATCACCCGATTTTATGCGGATGAACATGTCAATACTGCTGTTAATGATGTCTCTTTTTCTATTCCTAAGGGCAAAACTGTTTGTATTGTAGGAGAAAGTGGTAGCGGTAAGAGTATTACCTCCTTATCAATATTGAGATTAATCGATAAGCCCGGTCGTATTGATGGGGGAGAGATTATCTTCAAAGGGGAGGATTTACTGCAACAAAATATCAAAGAGATGCGCAAGATTAGAGGGAAAGAGATTGCGATGATTTTCCAAGAACCCATGACCTCTTTGAATCCCTCATATACGATAGGATTCCAAATCGATGAATCTTTGAAATTGCATCAAAAACATCTGAACAAAAAAGAGCGTTATAACAAGGTCATCGAAGCCTTGGAACTAGTGAGTATGCCAAATCCAAAAGATAAATATCATGAGTATCCTTTCAAACTCAGTGGAGGACAGAGACAACGTGTCATGATTGCCATGGCGATGGCATGTGAGCCTAGTCTTTTGATTGCAGATGAACCGACCACGGCATTGGATGTCACCATCCAAGCGCAAGTGTTGGACTTGATGCGCGAATTGCAAGAGAAAAAAGGCACCTCCATCCTCTTTATCACCCATGATTTGGGTGTCGTGTACCAAATCGCTGATGAAGTCGTGGTCATGTATAAAGGACATATCGTAGAGAAGGCCTCAGCCAAAGAGCTTTTTGCCGACCCAAGACACCCTTATACAAAAGCGCTTTTAAATTCCATACCGATACCGGGTAAAGTGGCACGAAAGGCTCATCTTGATACGGTTGATGATCACATTGATTATCTACAATTTCCAAAGGAGATTCGATGAGTGATATACTATTTGAAGTTAAAAATCTCAAAAAACATTATGAAATCTCTCAAGGGCTCTTCAAAGCGCCCAATATCGTCAAAGCGGTCAATAATATCTCCTTTAATGTAAAAAAAGGTGAAATCCTCAGTATTGTGGGTGAGAGTGGCTGTGGAAAATCTACCACAGCAAAAATGCTCATGACCATCGAAAAACCAACAGAAGGCGCCATCATCTTCCAAGGTCAGGATATCACCAAATTTACACCGCATGAGTTGAAAGAGTATCGAAAAAAGGTGCAAATCATCTTTCAAGACCCCTACTCTTCGCTTAATCCGAGATGGAAAGTCGGCAAGATTATCGCAGAACCTTTGAAACTCAACACCGATTTGAGTGATCAAGAAATCGAGAAAAAAGTATATGAGATTATGGATAAAGTGGGACTTCAAAAAGATTGGTTTCACCGCTATCCGCATCAATTTTCTGGGGGTCAAAGACAACGAATCGGCATCGCTAGAGCGCTCATACTCAACCCTGAGATTATCATCTGTGATGAACCCGTCAGTGCGCTTGATGTCTCAATACAAGCACAAGTACTCAATCTCTTGCTTGATTTGCAAGAAGAGTTTAATCTCACTTATGTTTTTATCTCACATGATTTAAGTGTCGTTGAGCATATTTCAGATAGAATAGTAGTGATGTATTTTGGTGATATTGTCGAAGAGAAAAACGTCGAAGATCTTTTTGCCAATCCAGAAGCAGCTTACACAAAAAAACTCTTGGGAGCAATCCCTAAAATAGACATATAAACGGGAGGGAAGATGGAAAAATCCAATATAAAAGACCGATTCATAGCATATTTGTTCAATATTAAAGAGTGGGGAATCTTCTTGAAGCGATTCTTGGCTCTTTTTGTCGTAGCAGCCTTATCGTTACTTTTGTGGTATTTTCCCATCAGCCTCTTTGTAGCGCCGTTTTATTCAATCACGACCGATCGGGTGCCTGTGGTTAAAGAATACAAAGACCTAGTAGGCAAAAGTACGACCGTCGCACTCCGAGATGGTCTTCAAAATCTCATTAATGAGGGATTGGTGACCAATTTCATCGGGGTGAGAACGTGGATTGATAATAAATACTACCAACAAGTCGGAGAGATTGAGATGTTTCGTATCGGCGTTAATATACTCGAAAACAACCTAGCGAGAAATCGCGGTACGGGTGGGGCTAATCGGTACATTGTCCAAGCACGATCGGATATCTACTCTGATTTTAGAATACCAATTTTTACGAGCTATACAACAAGAGTGAAACAAGCCATCTCAAATATTGATCGTTATTTGGTGCAACTCAAAGCCGACCAAAACAAGGAAATGAGCCAAAAAAGAGCCGTTTTTATCGTTAATTCTGATAATCTAGCGACTGCTCTTGATAAGCTCAAACAACAACTCCAAACCAACCTCATGACACAAACGACCTGGAGGACACAAGATGACAAGTTTTATCGTATTAAGGGCAATTTAATTGCAATGTATGATATACTTAAGGGAATTGATTATGATTTCAAAGACAAGATGATTGATAAATCTTCTTATAATGAAAACTTTATCCCCATTATGGAACTTTTGAAACAAGCCATAGCACAAAATCATCTTGTGATATTAGAGTCAATGGGCCATCTCTCAAAGTTAGAGAAAGATGCCAATTTAATCGCACAAAAGCTTTCAGAGCTGAGAGATAAACTCAACAACGGCTAAGGAGATACCATGCAAGTCATCATAGCATACTGCACCGTTTGAAACTATTTGCCACGAGCTTCCCGGGTGGAAGATGAAATAAAAGCAGCCTTTAGCGATGCAATCGTTAAAAAAATACCAGGTGAACGTGGTCAATTTGAT
This genomic window from Sulfurospirillum sp. 1612 contains:
- a CDS encoding ABC transporter ATP-binding protein; translation: MLLEVKNLITRFYADEHVNTAVNDVSFSIPKGKTVCIVGESGSGKSITSLSILRLIDKPGRIDGGEIIFKGEDLLQQNIKEMRKIRGKEIAMIFQEPMTSLNPSYTIGFQIDESLKLHQKHLNKKERYNKVIEALELVSMPNPKDKYHEYPFKLSGGQRQRVMIAMAMACEPSLLIADEPTTALDVTIQAQVLDLMRELQEKKGTSILFITHDLGVVYQIADEVVVMYKGHIVEKASAKELFADPRHPYTKALLNSIPIPGKVARKAHLDTVDDHIDYLQFPKEIR
- a CDS encoding DUF2333 family protein; translated protein: MEKSNIKDRFIAYLFNIKEWGIFLKRFLALFVVAALSLLLWYFPISLFVAPFYSITTDRVPVVKEYKDLVGKSTTVALRDGLQNLINEGLVTNFIGVRTWIDNKYYQQVGEIEMFRIGVNILENNLARNRGTGGANRYIVQARSDIYSDFRIPIFTSYTTRVKQAISNIDRYLVQLKADQNKEMSQKRAVFIVNSDNLATALDKLKQQLQTNLMTQTTWRTQDDKFYRIKGNLIAMYDILKGIDYDFKDKMIDKSSYNENFIPIMELLKQAIAQNHLVILESMGHLSKLEKDANLIAQKLSELRDKLNNG
- a CDS encoding ABC transporter permease — its product is MNNITRILEFIKQFKKNKSAVFGFFIILILIIFAIFAPWIAPHGPIDQDLAKRLIPPVWDEGGHISHILGTDDFGRDLFSRIVYGARISIMIGAISVGISLFFGLIMGLFAGYFGKKVDAIIMRIVDIMLSIPAILLAIVIVSILGPSLFNAMIAIGIVGIPTYARIVRASVLGEKEKEYVVASRVNGSSNSRLMFKVILPNCTTPIIVQATMGFASAVLEAAGLSFLGLGAQPPTPEWGAMLADSLQYITTASWMIFYPGLAIFLTVLGFNLVGDGLMDVLDPKLKEK
- a CDS encoding ABC transporter ATP-binding protein, which translates into the protein MSDILFEVKNLKKHYEISQGLFKAPNIVKAVNNISFNVKKGEILSIVGESGCGKSTTAKMLMTIEKPTEGAIIFQGQDITKFTPHELKEYRKKVQIIFQDPYSSLNPRWKVGKIIAEPLKLNTDLSDQEIEKKVYEIMDKVGLQKDWFHRYPHQFSGGQRQRIGIARALILNPEIIICDEPVSALDVSIQAQVLNLLLDLQEEFNLTYVFISHDLSVVEHISDRIVVMYFGDIVEEKNVEDLFANPEAAYTKKLLGAIPKIDI